A single window of Leptospira koniambonensis DNA harbors:
- a CDS encoding helix-turn-helix domain-containing protein: MGKEFYIWPDLGLYCGESFSTVRHSHFFSQICCTLNEGPVRLQGSDGEWKEYETVFVPSRVSHRTEQTSEKFIILLVDPLGIGKGIFRNLKIQKGEPGLEVGDQIPVQEIRNTFKEGDPNHTRKRILELLDSVRSSQKHKVMDPRIQNSLSKISAEEFSLTEIAKGYGLSQSRFRHLFREETGITFSEYKIWTKIRKAILYLSTQPQLVQAALEGGFADQAHFTRIFKNSFGLRPSDFFQKEENFAPRFFPD; the protein is encoded by the coding sequence ATGGGAAAAGAATTTTATATCTGGCCTGATCTAGGTTTGTACTGTGGAGAATCTTTTTCCACAGTCAGACATAGCCATTTTTTCTCCCAAATCTGCTGCACTCTAAACGAAGGACCGGTCCGTCTCCAAGGAAGTGATGGAGAATGGAAAGAATACGAAACAGTATTCGTTCCTTCCAGAGTATCTCATAGAACGGAACAAACTTCTGAAAAATTTATCATACTTCTCGTGGATCCATTAGGAATTGGAAAAGGTATATTCAGAAATCTAAAAATACAAAAGGGAGAACCTGGACTGGAAGTCGGAGATCAAATTCCTGTGCAGGAAATCCGAAATACATTTAAGGAAGGGGATCCAAACCATACTCGAAAACGTATCTTAGAACTTTTAGATTCGGTAAGATCCTCTCAAAAACATAAAGTAATGGATCCAAGGATCCAAAATTCTTTGTCCAAAATTTCTGCAGAAGAGTTTTCGCTCACTGAAATTGCCAAAGGATATGGATTATCACAAAGTAGATTTAGACATTTGTTTAGAGAAGAAACGGGGATTACTTTTTCAGAATATAAAATTTGGACAAAGATCAGAAAAGCAATTTTGTATTTATCCACTCAGCCACAATTAGTGCAAGCGGCTCTGGAAGGTGGATTTGCTGACCAGGCACATTTTACGAGGATCTTCAAAAATTCATTTGGACTTCGACCCTCCGACTTTTTCCAAAAAGAAGAAAATTTTGCGCCTAGATTTTTTCCGGACTAG
- a CDS encoding Mrp/NBP35 family ATP-binding protein: MAGKLQPIDIQRELTKIKHPELKKDIVSLGMIGSLEIGEEETSILVKTPNQDRRVQIGLEAQIRQTLSKKEGVGKVKIKFEVDPKMTLDDSNKILGVKKVIAIGSGKGGVGKSTVTVNLASAAAAMGYKVGVMDADIYGPSIGKMFGVNGKVALKAEEDKIYPLEKDGLKIISFSFLIEEKQPVVWRGPMLGKAVEQFLYDIVWGELDFLFIDLPPGTGDVQLSLAQLIDLDGAILVTTPQTVALLDANRAASMFQQVKVPILGVVENMSEFVCPNCGHASAIFSHGGGQKLADSADTKFLGGVPLTMDVMSAGEAGKPLVFQEPDGIIAKSYKNILQNLAEEIKKWE, encoded by the coding sequence ATGGCCGGTAAACTCCAACCAATCGATATCCAAAGAGAACTCACAAAGATCAAACATCCTGAGCTTAAGAAAGACATCGTGTCTCTAGGAATGATCGGTTCTCTTGAAATCGGAGAAGAAGAAACAAGTATCCTAGTCAAAACTCCTAACCAAGACAGAAGAGTCCAAATCGGATTAGAAGCACAGATCCGCCAGACACTTTCTAAAAAAGAAGGAGTCGGAAAAGTTAAGATTAAGTTCGAAGTAGATCCTAAAATGACCTTGGATGATTCCAATAAGATCCTTGGAGTCAAAAAGGTAATCGCGATCGGCTCCGGAAAAGGTGGGGTTGGAAAATCCACAGTAACAGTAAACCTTGCGTCTGCAGCTGCTGCAATGGGATACAAAGTGGGAGTGATGGATGCAGATATCTACGGACCTTCTATTGGAAAAATGTTCGGAGTAAACGGTAAGGTAGCTCTCAAAGCAGAAGAAGATAAAATTTATCCATTAGAAAAAGACGGACTAAAGATCATCTCCTTCTCTTTTTTAATAGAAGAGAAACAACCTGTAGTGTGGCGGGGTCCAATGTTAGGGAAGGCGGTAGAACAGTTTCTGTATGATATCGTCTGGGGAGAACTAGACTTCTTATTTATAGATCTTCCACCAGGAACAGGAGATGTACAATTATCTCTTGCTCAGCTCATAGATTTAGACGGAGCAATTTTGGTAACCACACCACAAACAGTAGCACTTTTAGATGCAAACAGAGCCGCATCTATGTTCCAACAAGTCAAAGTACCGATACTAGGTGTAGTGGAGAATATGAGTGAATTTGTGTGTCCAAATTGTGGGCATGCTTCCGCGATTTTTTCCCATGGCGGAGGTCAAAAATTAGCTGATTCTGCCGATACAAAATTCCTGGGAGGGGTCCCACTTACTATGGATGTAATGAGCGCAGGAGAAGCAGGAAAACCGCTGGTTTTTCAAGAACCTGACGGAATTATCGCAAAATCCTATAAAAACATACTCCAAAACCTGGCTGAAGAGATAAAAAAGTGGGAATAA
- a CDS encoding metallophosphoesterase family protein: MKLVHLSDLHFPVALPFTSLKGKMIPGYLNYTFRRRKKYPISLWNAIVRKVKTLNPDAIVISGDITNVSHWKEYDESKKILEPVLGDKTFMIPGNHDRYTDIAAGKEGPDLPYYEKFFSPWMGESIPLQNGYLRIKKIGKLALVGWDSNMPLSVLNAYGYIKEDIVHSTLEYLEKEKLDQYILICHHPIWNPPERQESSGHKMKNREEIAELLKKRPPLAYLHGHVHTNWVKYPDPQKPYYVINSASSTRISDQKHQSGFHLMEWNETKLNIKRFSFSNEEGEFTETQTISYQEKETNGR; the protein is encoded by the coding sequence GTGAAATTGGTCCATTTATCGGACCTGCATTTTCCCGTAGCACTTCCTTTCACTAGTCTGAAAGGTAAGATGATCCCGGGATATTTAAACTATACCTTTCGGCGTAGGAAAAAATATCCGATCTCTCTCTGGAATGCAATTGTTCGAAAAGTAAAAACCTTAAATCCAGATGCGATCGTTATCTCAGGAGACATCACAAATGTCTCTCATTGGAAAGAATACGACGAGTCCAAAAAAATCCTAGAACCTGTACTCGGGGACAAAACATTTATGATCCCCGGAAATCATGACCGTTATACTGATATTGCCGCAGGAAAAGAAGGACCAGATCTTCCTTATTACGAAAAATTTTTCTCTCCTTGGATGGGAGAAAGTATCCCGCTTCAAAATGGATATCTTAGGATCAAAAAAATAGGAAAACTAGCACTCGTAGGCTGGGACTCTAATATGCCACTCTCCGTACTAAACGCGTACGGATATATAAAAGAAGATATAGTACATTCTACATTGGAATACTTGGAAAAAGAAAAACTGGATCAGTACATTCTAATCTGCCATCATCCTATCTGGAATCCTCCGGAACGCCAGGAAAGCTCCGGTCATAAAATGAAAAACAGGGAAGAAATCGCGGAACTTCTGAAAAAAAGGCCACCTTTAGCCTATTTGCATGGTCATGTACATACGAACTGGGTCAAATATCCGGATCCACAAAAACCATACTACGTGATCAATTCCGCATCCAGTACCAGGATCTCAGACCAAAAACACCAAAGTGGTTTCCATTTAATGGAATGGAACGAAACAAAATTGAATATTAAAAGATTCTCTTTTTCTAATGAAGAAGGGGAATTCACAGAAACACAAACGATCTCATACCAAGAAAAGGAAACAAATGGCCGGTAA
- a CDS encoding lipoyl domain-containing protein, with amino-acid sequence MASKTEDFELITPDLGDTDKIELVRWNFQLGDQINEGSEVCELVTDKASFPMESPINGILARIDREKGSIIKKGEILGMIRRNVSE; translated from the coding sequence ATGGCATCAAAAACCGAAGATTTCGAACTGATCACTCCCGACTTGGGAGACACCGACAAAATTGAACTAGTTCGATGGAATTTTCAGTTGGGGGATCAAATCAATGAAGGATCAGAAGTCTGCGAATTAGTCACAGACAAAGCTTCCTTTCCGATGGAATCTCCGATTAACGGAATACTTGCGAGAATCGACAGAGAGAAAGGTTCCATCATCAAAAAAGGAGAAATTTTGGGAATGATCCGGAGGAATGTTTCCGAGTGA
- the hslU gene encoding ATP-dependent protease ATPase subunit HslU, which yields MSEFLPQTNEIKLGDDELTPRQIVSKLDEHIIGQKNAKKAVAIALRNRTRRRKLDPELREEIYPKNIIMIGPTGVGKTEIARRLSKLCGAPFLKVESTKFTEVGYVGRDVESIIRDLAMVSLNLVKQEFRKEVEAKAKERAEEALLDILLPFPAKTSIADPHPPSIGFSTNEAEEEREKRFIETRETMRKKLKSGKLNEQIIEIDIPQAGPQGLPMLQVFGAGNMEDLDNHIQNVLGDLMPKKQKKRKLPIPEALKILEEAEAEKLLDPDKLQREAQKRVEEMGIVFLDEIDKIASREGRAGADVSREGVQRDLLPIVEGATVNTKIGPIVTDHILFIAAGAFHMSKPSDLIPELQGRFPIRVELEKLSMDDFEKILTAPRSSLVKQYQALLETDGIKIEFALDGIKEIAKMAYDMNEKHENIGARRLNTIMERLLEDLSFEGPDLPENQRSLTIDQKAVESKLKGIVEDKDLSRYIL from the coding sequence ATGAGCGAATTCCTTCCCCAAACAAATGAAATCAAATTAGGGGATGATGAACTCACTCCTAGACAGATCGTTTCTAAACTAGACGAACATATCATAGGACAGAAAAACGCCAAAAAAGCAGTGGCGATCGCTCTTCGAAACAGAACTAGACGCAGAAAACTAGATCCAGAACTTAGAGAAGAAATTTATCCTAAAAACATAATTATGATCGGCCCCACTGGAGTTGGAAAAACGGAAATCGCAAGAAGACTTTCCAAACTCTGCGGAGCTCCTTTCTTAAAAGTAGAAAGTACAAAATTTACAGAAGTAGGTTATGTAGGTCGGGACGTAGAAAGTATTATCAGAGATCTTGCAATGGTTTCACTGAATCTAGTCAAACAAGAATTCAGAAAAGAAGTAGAGGCAAAAGCAAAGGAAAGAGCAGAAGAAGCTCTGTTGGATATCCTACTCCCTTTCCCAGCTAAAACTTCTATCGCAGATCCTCATCCGCCGTCTATCGGCTTCTCCACAAATGAAGCGGAAGAAGAAAGAGAAAAAAGATTTATAGAAACCAGAGAGACTATGAGAAAGAAGCTCAAGTCTGGAAAACTAAACGAACAAATTATAGAGATAGATATTCCTCAAGCAGGCCCGCAAGGACTTCCTATGCTGCAAGTATTCGGAGCAGGAAATATGGAAGATCTAGATAATCATATACAAAATGTTTTGGGCGATCTAATGCCTAAAAAACAGAAAAAAAGAAAATTACCGATCCCAGAAGCTCTCAAAATTTTAGAAGAAGCAGAAGCCGAAAAACTTTTAGATCCAGACAAGTTACAAAGAGAAGCCCAAAAACGAGTAGAAGAAATGGGCATCGTATTCTTAGACGAGATAGACAAGATCGCAAGCAGAGAGGGAAGAGCTGGAGCAGATGTTTCCAGAGAAGGTGTACAAAGAGACTTACTTCCAATCGTAGAAGGTGCAACTGTAAACACTAAGATCGGCCCGATAGTAACGGATCATATTCTGTTTATCGCAGCAGGTGCATTCCATATGTCTAAACCTTCTGATCTTATCCCAGAATTACAGGGACGTTTTCCGATCAGAGTGGAACTCGAAAAATTATCCATGGACGATTTCGAAAAGATCTTAACTGCTCCTAGATCTTCCCTAGTAAAACAGTACCAAGCATTACTCGAAACAGATGGGATCAAAATAGAATTTGCTCTAGACGGGATCAAAGAGATCGCAAAGATGGCCTATGACATGAACGAAAAACATGAAAACATAGGCGCTCGCAGATTAAACACGATCATGGAAAGACTTTTAGAAGATCTAAGCTTCGAAGGCCCAGACTTACCGGAAAACCAAAGAAGCCTAACAATAGATCAAAAAGCAGTAGAATCCAAACTCAAAGGGATCGTTGAAGACAAAGACCTAAGCCGCTATATCCTCTGA
- the hslV gene encoding ATP-dependent protease subunit HslV has translation MQDSINPNKIHATTILCVRKGGKVAIAGDGQVSFGNTVMKNTARKVRKLYSDKIVSGFAGSAADAFTLFELFEKKVQEFGGSLSRSAVELAREWRSDRALRRLEAMLIVADKDESFLVSGTGDVISPDDGILAIGSGGNYALSAARALYNHTNLEPSQIVKEAMNIAADICIYTNHNIIVEEIGQ, from the coding sequence ATGCAAGACTCGATAAATCCAAATAAAATTCATGCAACTACGATACTCTGCGTTCGCAAAGGCGGCAAAGTAGCGATCGCAGGTGACGGACAGGTTTCTTTCGGAAACACCGTCATGAAAAACACCGCAAGAAAAGTTCGTAAACTTTACTCTGATAAAATTGTGTCCGGCTTTGCAGGTTCTGCAGCGGACGCATTCACTCTATTCGAATTATTCGAAAAAAAAGTGCAGGAATTCGGAGGAAGTCTTTCCAGATCCGCGGTCGAACTTGCCAGAGAATGGAGATCGGACAGAGCGCTCCGAAGATTAGAAGCGATGCTGATCGTGGCCGATAAGGACGAATCCTTTTTAGTTTCCGGAACTGGAGATGTAATCTCACCTGATGACGGAATATTAGCGATCGGTTCCGGTGGAAATTACGCACTCTCCGCAGCAAGAGCATTGTACAATCATACAAATTTGGAACCTTCTCAGATAGTAAAAGAAGCCATGAACATAGCCGCAGATATTTGTATATACACAAATCATAATATAATAGTAGAGGAAATCGGACAATGA
- a CDS encoding tyrosine recombinase XerC, with translation MSEYAVKLPSFPSDILNSAATRFYEYLRVEKNYSQNTLNAYLLDLKSFFEFCLQEQIEIYQLESVDVRSYFAFLSKNQGLDRRTQSRKLSSLRTFYKVLLKDNLVPGNPILSVNFPKTRKQVPKNFRIEETESILEYEYENENASEILNIRDKAILEVLYSSGLRVFELVDATLVQLSADHTILKVLGKRRKERYVYLGKEAIKSLNEYLDVRPRFRPRSDEIFLNQKGNKLTTRGVRYILNERRKRMGWDKPITPHKFRHTFATDLLDAGADIRAVQELLGHSSLSTTQVYLSVSKEKIKEVYRKAHPHARLDKSK, from the coding sequence GTGAGCGAATACGCGGTCAAACTTCCTTCTTTTCCTTCTGACATCCTGAATTCTGCCGCTACTCGTTTTTATGAATATCTGAGAGTGGAAAAAAATTATTCCCAAAACACTCTTAACGCTTATCTTTTAGATCTAAAATCATTCTTTGAATTTTGCCTACAAGAACAGATAGAAATCTACCAATTAGAATCAGTGGATGTTCGTTCTTATTTTGCATTCCTTTCTAAAAACCAAGGTTTGGACAGAAGGACCCAAAGTAGAAAACTTTCTAGCCTTAGGACATTCTACAAAGTATTATTAAAAGATAATTTGGTTCCGGGAAACCCGATACTTTCCGTTAATTTTCCTAAAACAAGAAAACAAGTTCCTAAAAATTTCAGGATAGAAGAGACCGAAAGTATTTTAGAGTACGAATACGAGAATGAAAACGCTTCCGAAATCCTAAATATCAGAGATAAAGCAATTTTAGAAGTTTTATATTCTTCTGGGCTCAGGGTTTTCGAATTAGTCGATGCGACTCTAGTACAATTATCTGCAGATCATACGATCTTAAAAGTTTTGGGTAAAAGAAGAAAAGAAAGATACGTATATTTAGGAAAAGAAGCCATCAAAAGTCTAAATGAATATTTAGATGTGCGTCCTAGATTCCGTCCCAGATCTGATGAAATTTTTCTGAATCAAAAGGGAAATAAACTGACGACCAGAGGGGTTCGTTATATTTTGAACGAGAGAAGGAAAAGAATGGGATGGGACAAACCCATTACCCCCCATAAATTCCGTCACACGTTCGCAACGGACTTACTCGATGCCGGCGCAGATATCCGCGCAGTCCAAGAGCTTTTGGGGCATTCCTCTCTATCCACCACCCAGGTTTACCTGAGCGTGAGTAAGGAAAAGATCAAAGAGGTCTACCGAAAGGCTCACCCACATGCAAGACTCGATAAATCCAAATAA
- the pth gene encoding aminoacyl-tRNA hydrolase, whose product MANLKLMIVGLGNPGQKYERNRHNIGFLVLDDLAKDWGVDLNRSTKEEKGKIDKEGVSYYFLKPLEYMNLSGKAVSELSRKNGIPPENILVIHDEVDFPFSKLKFKQSGGNGGHNGIKDISEKLGSPDFFRLRFGVGKPGDSALTAGHVLSNFNQEEMSKLPELFDQAKQKIKDWVRERQIIFSKASDK is encoded by the coding sequence ATGGCAAACTTAAAACTGATGATCGTTGGCCTGGGCAATCCTGGCCAAAAATACGAAAGAAACCGTCATAATATTGGCTTTCTAGTCCTAGACGATCTTGCAAAAGATTGGGGAGTAGATCTAAACCGTTCCACCAAAGAAGAAAAAGGAAAAATAGATAAGGAAGGAGTTTCTTACTATTTTCTAAAACCTTTGGAATATATGAATCTTTCCGGAAAAGCAGTTAGCGAGCTTTCTCGCAAAAATGGGATCCCTCCCGAAAATATTTTAGTCATTCATGACGAAGTAGATTTTCCATTTTCCAAACTCAAATTCAAACAGAGTGGCGGAAACGGTGGTCATAATGGGATCAAGGACATCTCCGAAAAATTGGGATCACCTGATTTTTTTAGACTCAGATTTGGAGTGGGAAAACCTGGAGACAGTGCTCTTACTGCAGGACATGTTCTATCCAATTTCAACCAGGAAGAAATGAGCAAATTGCCAGAATTATTCGACCAGGCAAAACAAAAAATCAAGGATTGGGTCCGGGAAAGACAGATCATTTTTTCAAAAGCCTCCGATAAATAA
- the cimA gene encoding (R)-citramalate synthase CimA encodes MGNTIPKVQILDVTLRDGEQTRGVSFSASEKLNIAKFLLQNLKVDRVEIASARVSQGELESVRGIMSWAASEGLEKRIEILGFVDSHKSVDWILASGAKTLNLLTKGSLKHLEGQLKKTPKEHFEEVSETIQYAKKNGLEVNIYLEDWSNGYLNSKEYVLDFVSHLSKEPLGKIFLPDTLGVLSPDETFSGISLLTQKHPELHFEFHGHNDYDLSVANCLFAVKAGAKGLHVSVNGLGERAGNSPLEAVITALHDKVGVCTDVDEKSISEASRLVEVFSGKRISANRPVVGEDVFTQTAGVHADGDKKGNLYANPILPERFGRKRSYALGKLAGKASISENLKQLGLVLSPEIEKKVLEKVIELGDQNKTITPEDLPFIIADVSGNSSVQAIKILGCKINSGIGIRPKASLELEYQGKKYSEEGEGDGGYDAFMSALTSIASKAGLSIPRLVDYEVRIPPGGKTDALVETMITWNKAQENHEEENFKTMGIHCDQTVAAVLATEKMLNLILPTWQT; translated from the coding sequence ATGGGAAACACAATACCAAAAGTCCAAATCCTGGATGTAACTCTCAGAGATGGAGAGCAAACCAGAGGTGTAAGTTTCTCAGCTTCCGAAAAACTAAATATCGCAAAATTTCTATTACAAAATCTGAAAGTAGATAGAGTAGAGATCGCATCCGCCAGAGTCTCTCAGGGAGAATTGGAAAGTGTCCGTGGGATCATGTCCTGGGCAGCTTCCGAAGGTTTAGAAAAACGGATCGAAATTTTAGGATTCGTAGATTCTCACAAAAGTGTGGATTGGATCCTTGCTTCCGGAGCTAAAACCTTAAATCTACTCACTAAAGGTTCTCTCAAACATTTAGAAGGACAGCTCAAAAAAACTCCAAAAGAACATTTTGAAGAAGTATCCGAAACCATTCAATACGCCAAGAAAAATGGACTGGAAGTGAATATTTATTTGGAAGATTGGTCCAATGGATATTTAAACAGCAAAGAATATGTTTTGGATTTTGTTTCTCATCTTTCTAAAGAACCATTAGGCAAAATTTTCCTCCCGGATACATTGGGAGTCCTTTCTCCTGACGAAACATTTTCAGGCATTTCACTTCTTACCCAAAAACATCCTGAACTACATTTTGAATTCCATGGACATAACGATTACGATCTTTCCGTAGCAAACTGTTTATTTGCAGTCAAAGCGGGAGCAAAAGGTTTACACGTTAGCGTAAATGGATTGGGAGAAAGAGCAGGAAATTCTCCACTCGAAGCAGTAATCACAGCACTTCACGATAAAGTGGGCGTATGCACGGATGTGGACGAAAAATCTATCTCTGAAGCAAGCCGACTTGTGGAAGTTTTCAGCGGAAAAAGGATCTCTGCAAACCGCCCAGTCGTGGGAGAAGATGTATTCACCCAAACTGCAGGAGTTCACGCTGATGGAGACAAAAAAGGGAATTTATACGCGAATCCAATTCTGCCTGAACGTTTTGGTCGAAAAAGAAGTTACGCACTTGGCAAACTTGCAGGAAAAGCAAGCATCTCCGAAAATCTAAAACAACTTGGCCTTGTACTTTCTCCTGAAATAGAAAAAAAGGTTTTGGAAAAAGTAATAGAGCTAGGTGATCAAAACAAAACAATCACACCGGAAGATCTTCCATTTATCATCGCAGATGTTTCCGGAAATTCGAGTGTACAAGCAATCAAGATACTGGGATGTAAGATCAACTCAGGAATTGGAATTCGTCCAAAAGCAAGTTTAGAATTAGAATACCAAGGTAAAAAATATTCTGAGGAAGGGGAAGGTGACGGAGGTTATGACGCATTCATGTCTGCTCTGACTAGTATCGCTTCTAAAGCAGGTCTTTCTATTCCAAGACTAGTCGACTACGAGGTTCGGATCCCTCCTGGTGGAAAAACGGATGCACTCGTGGAAACAATGATCACCTGGAATAAAGCACAGGAAAATCATGAAGAAGAAAATTTCAAAACCATGGGAATTCACTGCGACCAAACAGTAGCTGCAGTATTAGCTACAGAAAAAATGCTGAACTTAATTCTTCCTACATGGCAAACTTAA
- a CDS encoding Smr/MutS family protein — translation MARGKHSDGNRKGPKSIYIRKMRYEEAYRLLDREIQAAFMKGETLVEVVHGIGEGILKKMTDDYIKAHSFLKILEDGGLHLANNPGSTLVEIMGPSSEDLKKYLK, via the coding sequence ATGGCGAGAGGGAAACATTCGGACGGGAACCGAAAAGGCCCCAAGTCAATTTATATCCGTAAAATGAGATATGAAGAGGCATATCGGCTCTTGGACCGGGAAATCCAAGCCGCATTCATGAAAGGGGAAACCCTGGTAGAAGTTGTACACGGTATAGGCGAGGGAATTTTGAAAAAAATGACTGACGACTATATCAAAGCACATTCCTTTCTAAAAATTTTAGAAGATGGGGGACTTCACCTGGCAAATAACCCAGGTTCCACACTTGTGGAGATCATGGGCCCATCTTCGGAAGATCTAAAAAAGTATTTAAAATAA
- a CDS encoding phosphatase domain-containing protein, producing MTEETERKISKNTEKRRAAICGGTLGRENRYYIRGQVVDISVSEEMTDPKKWDLLTGLFQGQEKEITPFLDYGLESVRKPILVAEIVDQSGKVLHRSPEIRGDESGFFFHEFTFPLAPGNYTFHIHFLKPDSYRQFGKDLAYLNTPGKHELVSQSLIGMGALRILSEEYTGIVTTSDIDQTYLATDIHSNKGKISTLFETPEQKLPLPGMPTLFKELREATTDSPLCFISASPHFFRRTLLSTFRTQGVKTESLHLKYLEGTLKGMVDKFWDTLSHPTRFLTEGLWGAVERVRKFAGSSFQSLFDQLAYKLTILLRDRIYLPTNSREILLGDNTESDYLIFTLYQFILTGALQGKELEDYLYKLNFLGRDAITRDNAKLIRELAEENRRIHGDINPVQLVLINKTELGPPSDEMKWNVRSALPTGLDPWKTEGIVPYIPTDGALGFALVMVEREILDLSSVLKISGDMAGQWFEGKVIEPNVLLELAKKLELPVETESIHKKFVKTLKEVLEA from the coding sequence GTGACGGAAGAAACAGAACGCAAAATTTCCAAGAATACGGAAAAACGTAGGGCCGCAATTTGCGGAGGAACTCTCGGAAGAGAAAACCGTTATTATATCCGAGGCCAAGTAGTAGATATCTCCGTCAGCGAAGAAATGACGGATCCTAAAAAATGGGACCTTCTTACAGGACTCTTCCAAGGACAAGAAAAAGAGATCACTCCGTTTTTAGACTACGGACTTGAGTCAGTTCGTAAACCTATCCTTGTAGCGGAAATTGTGGACCAGTCCGGAAAAGTGTTACATCGTTCTCCTGAGATCAGAGGTGACGAAAGCGGATTTTTCTTTCATGAGTTTACCTTTCCTTTAGCTCCAGGAAATTATACATTTCATATTCATTTCTTAAAACCTGATTCTTACAGACAGTTTGGAAAGGACCTTGCATACTTAAACACTCCTGGCAAACATGAGTTAGTCTCCCAGAGTTTGATCGGAATGGGTGCATTACGTATTTTATCTGAAGAATATACCGGGATCGTAACTACTTCTGATATTGACCAGACTTACCTTGCTACAGATATCCATTCCAATAAGGGAAAAATTTCCACATTATTCGAAACACCTGAGCAGAAATTACCTTTGCCTGGGATGCCTACTTTATTCAAAGAATTGAGAGAGGCTACGACTGATTCTCCACTTTGTTTTATTTCTGCGAGTCCTCATTTTTTTAGAAGGACCCTGCTTTCTACATTTAGAACCCAAGGTGTTAAAACAGAATCTCTTCATTTAAAGTATTTAGAAGGTACTTTGAAAGGAATGGTGGATAAGTTTTGGGATACTCTTTCTCATCCAACTCGATTTTTGACAGAAGGTCTTTGGGGAGCAGTAGAAAGAGTTCGTAAATTTGCTGGATCTTCTTTCCAAAGTTTATTTGATCAATTGGCGTATAAACTTACGATCCTTTTGAGAGATAGGATCTATCTTCCTACAAACTCTAGGGAAATTTTGCTCGGAGATAATACTGAAAGTGATTATCTGATCTTTACTTTGTATCAGTTCATTCTGACTGGAGCATTACAAGGCAAAGAATTAGAAGATTATCTATACAAGCTTAACTTTTTAGGAAGAGATGCAATTACGCGAGATAATGCAAAATTGATCCGAGAACTTGCAGAAGAAAATCGTAGGATCCACGGTGATATCAATCCAGTTCAGTTAGTTCTTATTAATAAAACCGAATTAGGTCCTCCTTCCGATGAAATGAAATGGAATGTAAGAAGTGCGCTTCCTACAGGTTTAGATCCATGGAAGACAGAAGGAATTGTACCTTATATTCCTACAGATGGTGCTTTAGGTTTCGCTCTTGTGATGGTAGAAAGAGAAATTTTAGATCTTTCTTCTGTTTTGAAAATTTCAGGTGATATGGCCGGGCAATGGTTCGAAGGAAAAGTGATTGAACCGAATGTTTTACTGGAACTGGCTAAAAAATTAGAACTTCCTGTAGAAACAGAATCTATTCATAAAAAGTTTGTAAAAACTTTAAAAGAAGTATTGGAAGCCTAG
- a CDS encoding DedA family protein, which produces MQFAGFDFYIQTLLDWVSGLPSALVWFFFAFSNFTENVFPPWPGDTVTAFGGFLLARGALSFWELVSSTLVGNLAGAWVMYAFGHKLLDWLKTKNFPFKSELYNEESIQKTLDWFSRNGIVVVIFSRFSAGIRFFVSIVAGMVEMKPILFFSAFTLAVTIWCGILIYGGFYLGSHWEKVLEFLALYNKIFTGFFVTAVLGFIIYKKFLEKRKEA; this is translated from the coding sequence ATGCAATTCGCCGGATTCGATTTTTATATCCAAACTCTATTGGATTGGGTATCCGGTCTGCCCAGCGCCCTGGTCTGGTTTTTTTTCGCATTTTCCAATTTTACTGAAAACGTTTTCCCTCCTTGGCCAGGTGATACTGTCACTGCATTCGGAGGATTTTTGCTCGCAAGAGGCGCTTTAAGTTTTTGGGAGCTAGTCTCTAGTACCTTAGTTGGAAATCTTGCAGGCGCCTGGGTGATGTATGCATTCGGTCATAAGTTGCTGGATTGGCTGAAAACTAAAAACTTCCCATTCAAATCAGAACTTTATAACGAAGAATCCATACAAAAGACCTTGGATTGGTTTTCCAGAAACGGAATAGTAGTAGTGATCTTTTCCAGATTCTCCGCAGGGATACGATTTTTTGTTTCTATTGTTGCGGGAATGGTGGAGATGAAACCGATCTTGTTTTTCTCCGCATTCACATTAGCAGTTACTATCTGGTGCGGGATATTGATCTACGGAGGATTTTATCTAGGATCTCATTGGGAGAAGGTTTTAGAATTTTTAGCTCTGTATAATAAAATTTTTACAGGCTTCTTCGTGACCGCAGTTCTTGGATTTATAATTTATAAAAAGTTTTTAGAAAAAAGAAAGGAGGCCTAG